A single genomic interval of Alteromonas sp. CI.11.F.A3 harbors:
- a CDS encoding DeoR/GlpR family transcriptional regulator, producing MNQTQRHEKIVSFIKQNGFMSIDDLVTRCDVTPQTIRRDLNQLAEAGIISRYHGGAGLNRSWENTPYQERKTQNSEVKERIAEAVADMIPDGASLFINIGTTTEMIASKLLNHKNLHVVTNNIHVATILSAKEDFSVIIAAGEVRYRDGGIIGEATCDFISQFRMDYGIIGISGISADGALLDFDFREVKVSQAILEHTQHVILAADYSKFERRAMVEQGHISQVDCLVCDQTPPPAIRKIIDENNISFIKA from the coding sequence ATGAACCAAACGCAAAGACACGAAAAAATTGTTAGCTTTATCAAACAAAATGGCTTCATGTCTATTGACGACTTGGTCACTCGCTGTGACGTTACCCCCCAAACTATTCGTCGCGATCTAAACCAGCTTGCTGAGGCCGGTATTATTAGTCGATACCATGGTGGCGCGGGGCTTAATCGAAGTTGGGAGAATACCCCTTATCAAGAACGCAAAACACAAAACAGCGAAGTAAAAGAACGAATCGCTGAGGCCGTGGCTGACATGATACCCGACGGGGCTTCGCTATTTATAAATATTGGCACCACCACCGAAATGATAGCTAGCAAGTTGCTTAATCATAAAAACTTGCACGTGGTAACGAATAACATTCATGTCGCGACCATTCTTTCTGCGAAAGAAGACTTCTCTGTGATTATCGCCGCGGGCGAAGTACGTTACCGAGATGGCGGTATTATTGGGGAAGCAACCTGCGACTTCATTAGTCAATTTAGAATGGATTACGGCATTATAGGCATAAGTGGAATAAGCGCTGATGGTGCCTTGCTTGATTTTGACTTTAGGGAAGTAAAAGTATCGCAAGCGATACTGGAACACACCCAGCACGTTATTCTTGCAGCAGATTATAGTAAGTTCGAGCGTCGAGCCATGGTAGAACAAGGGCATATTTCCCAGGTGGATTGCCTGGTGTGCGACCAAACACCGCCTCCTGCTATTCGAAAAATTATCGACGAAAACAACATCAGTTTCATTAAAGCCTAA
- a CDS encoding tryptophan halogenase family protein, protein MAQSSQHSSKQRIVIVGGGTAGWLSAAIIAAKHNSGPGECGLDITLIESSDIPTVGVGEGTWPTMRNTLKDIGLSEKEVFRRCSAAFKQGGKFVNWVKPQGDAYYHPFTVPLGYGRVEMAPYLDDIANFANATNFQQHVCEQNMAPRTLSEAEYSSAQSNYAYHLDAGAFADLLKAFCKDKLGVSHKVATVDSVKKAHGNDNIESIQLNDGSQYHADLFVDCSGFRSLLLGDALKEPLISTSDVLFNNSAIALHVPYDGDYEIKPYTQATAQEAGWIWDIGLSSRRGVGHVFSTDFTSDDQAESILRNYVGDTDAKLKAKVIRFESGYRKQIWKGNCVGVGLSAGFVEPLEATALMLIEISARYIAEQMPLPQAAMPIVSQRFNKQMQYRWQRIIDFLKLHYIFNQRSEPYWVANRDPSSIPESLKEDLEIWKYRGPQIADFSAAIELFPAASYQYVLYGMGFSPDFSLQSHFYQDQALADKVMNQNKLITQQKLSSLPNHRDYISQWLEG, encoded by the coding sequence ATGGCACAGTCTTCTCAGCATTCATCTAAGCAACGTATTGTCATTGTTGGCGGCGGAACCGCTGGCTGGTTGTCTGCGGCTATTATTGCAGCCAAACACAACAGTGGCCCTGGTGAATGTGGGCTCGATATTACTTTAATAGAATCTAGTGACATTCCAACCGTTGGTGTGGGTGAAGGCACTTGGCCTACCATGCGCAATACACTAAAAGATATTGGTTTATCGGAAAAAGAAGTGTTTAGGCGCTGCTCTGCGGCATTTAAGCAAGGTGGAAAATTCGTTAACTGGGTAAAACCCCAAGGTGACGCTTACTACCACCCTTTCACCGTACCGTTAGGTTATGGCCGAGTTGAAATGGCGCCATACCTTGATGATATCGCCAACTTTGCCAATGCGACTAATTTCCAGCAGCATGTGTGCGAACAAAATATGGCACCGCGCACGTTAAGCGAAGCGGAATACAGTAGCGCGCAATCAAATTATGCCTATCATTTAGATGCCGGTGCATTTGCCGACTTACTTAAAGCGTTTTGCAAAGACAAGCTAGGGGTAAGCCATAAAGTCGCTACCGTCGACAGTGTCAAAAAAGCTCATGGCAATGACAATATTGAATCAATTCAATTAAATGATGGCTCACAATACCATGCAGACTTGTTTGTGGATTGTTCTGGTTTTCGCTCATTGCTACTTGGTGATGCATTAAAAGAACCTCTTATTTCCACTAGTGATGTGCTATTCAATAATTCTGCTATTGCCCTACATGTGCCTTACGATGGCGATTATGAGATAAAGCCTTACACTCAAGCGACCGCACAAGAAGCGGGATGGATTTGGGACATTGGCTTATCTTCAAGACGTGGTGTTGGACATGTTTTTTCTACAGACTTCACCTCTGACGATCAAGCAGAGTCTATTCTTCGCAACTACGTGGGCGACACTGACGCTAAGTTAAAGGCGAAAGTTATCCGATTCGAATCGGGTTATAGAAAGCAAATCTGGAAAGGAAACTGTGTTGGCGTAGGCCTTTCTGCGGGTTTTGTAGAGCCCCTTGAAGCCACCGCGTTAATGTTAATCGAAATATCAGCACGTTATATTGCTGAGCAAATGCCGCTTCCCCAAGCTGCTATGCCTATTGTAAGCCAACGATTTAATAAGCAAATGCAGTATCGCTGGCAACGTATTATCGATTTTCTAAAACTGCATTATATTTTCAACCAGCGAAGCGAACCTTATTGGGTAGCGAATAGAGACCCATCTTCCATTCCTGAATCGTTAAAAGAAGATCTTGAAATATGGAAATATAGAGGCCCTCAGATAGCCGACTTTTCCGCGGCTATCGAGCTTTTTCCTGCTGCAAGTTATCAGTATGTACTTTACGGCATGGGTTTTTCTCCCGACTTTAGTTTGCAGTCTCACTTCTATCAAGATCAAGCGCTTGCAGATAAAGTAATGAATCAAAATAAGCTCATTACTCAACAAAAATTAAGTAGCCTTCCTAACCATCGCGATTATATATCGCAATGGTTAGAAGGGTAA
- a CDS encoding TonB-dependent receptor: MIGPIAKRSLLGVAVASALYAPVALSQEANTSSANDAPVEVIEVRGIVSSLKRAMADKKENLAVSDGIAAEDLGKFPDLNVAESLQRITGVSIDRSGGEGQQVTVRGFGPQFNTVLVNGRQLASDDAGRAFNFDILAADQITGANVYKSGVANLQSGGIGSTINVSTARPFDYDGFQAVGSVKGMYESLSEEVSPQASFLVSNTFADDKLGLLLAVSHQEREVQINRIQTAGWRPGLTLSNRNDGVIAENVYLPRNWDQIVDQQERTRTNASLVAQYAPTDDVTITLDGFVSKFEVDSQVTDLASWFEPDRVGSATINPETGTAIQFTQEIDLHQGSGNPASDFVSSTRNVRDVTSKGFGLNVDWQINDALSATFDVSNSTAENDIAGEGRFNVVGIINNYEFDGTGGVPTVRHDGFVDGQLPDIALNRLHYNDLGNTVASDDEVTEYKADFTYLPDSDVFRKADFGILRSEREKYVYQMFASECLFCGYGTEAPIDELNIRPFTANNYFSGLIDTWYTYDGDAYLDYLASQGAPVVPTLQPNYYNIDEDVTALYAQLEFGYDIGDMPLTMNFGARYEETNVSVTAVQAFISDIVPTTDLTLFANRFAPAEDITGSSSYANVLPSINVKLEVQEDMIVRFSRYDSLSRPTMDQMSPATTFGEPRRQNLQASGGNPNLKPFEAENWDISFEWYYSDDSVFSFALFSKEVENFIVTLSGEESYSMTDRSAANGYRCAEDTCAVGVQLDPTDPTRDVVADTEELNGESEIYTVTRPQNGETATVNGYEVALTHVWDNGFGITANATVVNSDAEVSDDVTQTFALEGLGDSQNLIMFYERDAFQARVAFNNREAFLFALDNTSVGGATGEPVTTETYGQWDVSASYDINEHFTVFFEGINVTEEELSQVGRFADQTYSIEDNGSRYAVGIRGSF; encoded by the coding sequence ATGATAGGTCCTATCGCGAAACGCTCACTTTTAGGTGTTGCTGTCGCTTCTGCCCTATACGCGCCAGTTGCACTATCTCAAGAAGCTAATACAAGCTCTGCGAACGATGCCCCTGTTGAGGTTATCGAAGTACGCGGTATTGTAAGCAGCTTGAAGCGTGCCATGGCTGACAAGAAAGAAAACTTAGCCGTTTCTGATGGTATCGCTGCAGAAGATTTGGGTAAATTCCCAGATTTGAACGTTGCTGAATCACTACAACGTATTACGGGTGTGTCAATTGACCGTAGTGGTGGTGAAGGTCAACAAGTTACTGTGCGTGGTTTCGGTCCTCAGTTCAATACTGTACTTGTAAATGGTCGTCAGTTAGCTTCTGATGACGCGGGTCGCGCGTTTAACTTTGATATTTTAGCCGCAGACCAAATTACAGGTGCTAATGTTTATAAGAGTGGCGTTGCTAACCTTCAATCAGGTGGCATCGGCTCTACTATCAACGTTTCTACTGCTCGTCCTTTCGATTACGATGGATTCCAAGCAGTAGGCAGCGTTAAAGGTATGTACGAAAGTTTGTCTGAGGAAGTATCTCCTCAAGCCTCTTTCTTAGTAAGCAATACCTTTGCAGACGACAAACTTGGTCTATTGCTCGCCGTTTCACATCAGGAACGTGAAGTTCAAATTAACCGAATTCAAACCGCGGGCTGGCGTCCAGGTTTAACGCTTTCAAACCGTAACGACGGTGTGATTGCTGAAAACGTTTACCTGCCTCGCAACTGGGATCAAATCGTAGATCAGCAAGAGCGTACTCGTACTAACGCATCATTGGTTGCGCAATACGCACCTACTGATGACGTAACTATTACCCTTGATGGTTTTGTATCAAAATTTGAAGTTGATTCTCAAGTAACTGATTTAGCATCATGGTTTGAGCCAGATCGTGTGGGCTCGGCTACCATCAACCCAGAAACAGGCACTGCAATTCAGTTCACACAAGAAATTGATTTGCACCAAGGTAGTGGTAACCCTGCTTCTGACTTCGTATCTTCTACTCGTAACGTTCGTGACGTAACCAGTAAAGGTTTCGGACTTAATGTTGATTGGCAAATTAACGATGCACTTTCAGCAACGTTTGATGTTTCTAACTCAACAGCAGAAAACGACATCGCTGGCGAAGGTCGCTTTAACGTTGTTGGTATCATCAATAACTATGAGTTCGACGGCACAGGTGGTGTTCCAACCGTTCGTCATGATGGTTTCGTAGACGGTCAACTACCGGATATTGCTTTAAACCGCCTTCATTACAACGACCTAGGAAACACGGTAGCGTCTGATGATGAAGTAACTGAATACAAAGCTGATTTTACATACCTGCCAGACTCAGACGTTTTCCGTAAAGCAGATTTCGGTATTCTTCGTTCAGAACGTGAAAAATACGTTTACCAAATGTTTGCTTCAGAATGTTTATTCTGCGGTTACGGCACAGAAGCCCCAATCGATGAACTAAACATTCGTCCATTTACAGCAAACAACTACTTCAGCGGTTTGATTGACACTTGGTACACTTATGACGGTGATGCATACCTTGACTACCTAGCGTCGCAAGGTGCACCAGTAGTACCAACACTGCAACCTAACTACTACAATATCGATGAAGATGTTACTGCGCTTTACGCACAGCTTGAGTTTGGATACGACATCGGTGATATGCCGTTAACCATGAACTTTGGCGCTCGTTACGAAGAGACCAACGTTTCAGTTACTGCGGTTCAGGCATTTATCTCTGATATCGTTCCAACCACCGACTTAACGTTGTTCGCTAACCGTTTCGCGCCAGCTGAAGATATTACTGGTTCAAGCTCTTACGCTAATGTTCTTCCAAGCATCAACGTGAAGTTAGAAGTTCAAGAAGACATGATTGTTCGTTTCTCACGTTACGACTCACTATCACGTCCTACTATGGATCAAATGTCGCCAGCGACTACGTTCGGTGAGCCACGTCGTCAGAACTTACAAGCGAGTGGTGGTAACCCTAACCTTAAGCCTTTCGAAGCTGAAAACTGGGATATCTCATTTGAGTGGTACTACAGTGACGACTCTGTGTTCTCATTTGCATTGTTCAGTAAAGAAGTTGAAAACTTCATCGTTACCTTATCTGGTGAAGAATCTTATTCTATGACAGATCGCAGTGCAGCGAACGGTTACCGATGTGCAGAAGATACTTGTGCAGTAGGCGTTCAACTTGACCCTACGGATCCAACTCGTGACGTAGTCGCTGACACTGAAGAGTTAAATGGCGAAAGCGAGATTTACACAGTAACTCGCCCTCAAAATGGCGAAACTGCAACGGTTAATGGTTATGAAGTTGCACTAACTCACGTTTGGGATAACGGTTTCGGTATTACTGCGAACGCGACTGTTGTAAACAGTGATGCTGAAGTATCTGATGACGTTACACAAACGTTTGCACTTGAAGGCCTTGGTGATTCTCAGAACTTAATTATGTTCTACGAAAGAGACGCCTTCCAGGCACGTGTTGCATTTAACAACCGTGAAGCCTTCTTATTTGCGCTTGATAACACTTCTGTAGGCGGTGCTACTGGCGAGCCAGTAACCACAGAAACTTACGGTCAGTGGGATGTAAGTGCAAGTTATGACATCAACGAACATTTCACTGTGTTCTTTGAAGGCATTAACGTAACAGAAGAAGAACTTTCACAGGTTGGTCGCTTTGCTGACCAAACATACTCTATTGAAGATAACGGCTCTCGTTACGCAGTAGGTATTCGAGGTTCATTCTAA
- a CDS encoding SapC family protein: MTNFETVSPEKHNQIRIDESKLISQFSTSHLVNIEIGEAIQAAGEYPLFFSKVSNANQWALSALCGLAPGENVFEIKQSWQALYTPLSLKTLPFTLQFETAEQEPTVLIDTHSPAVSHSEGEALYLSTNRPTAYFDNKKKLLKERVSAMSQTASILNEIAELGLIQPVDLVIEFSDNTQQRVGGLATLNEHRIQALTAEELNTLNQKNVLSVVFNILGSIFQVNRLIRFHNTKFPDRSVSNIKFETSKS; the protein is encoded by the coding sequence ATGACGAACTTTGAAACTGTATCACCAGAAAAACATAACCAAATCCGTATCGATGAAAGCAAGCTTATTAGCCAGTTTTCAACATCACATTTGGTCAATATCGAAATAGGCGAAGCGATACAAGCTGCGGGCGAATATCCTTTGTTTTTCAGTAAAGTATCGAATGCTAATCAATGGGCACTATCTGCTCTTTGTGGTTTAGCGCCGGGTGAAAATGTGTTTGAAATTAAACAATCTTGGCAGGCACTTTACACACCACTTAGTTTGAAGACGCTACCTTTTACGCTTCAATTTGAAACGGCTGAACAAGAGCCTACAGTATTAATTGATACCCACTCACCTGCTGTTTCTCACAGTGAAGGCGAGGCACTTTATTTATCTACCAATCGACCGACTGCGTATTTTGACAACAAGAAAAAATTACTTAAAGAGCGCGTGTCAGCCATGTCGCAAACGGCAAGTATTCTTAATGAAATAGCGGAATTAGGCCTGATTCAACCTGTCGATTTGGTCATTGAGTTTTCTGATAACACACAACAGCGGGTTGGCGGTTTAGCCACTCTTAACGAACACCGTATTCAAGCTCTCACCGCTGAAGAGCTAAATACGTTAAATCAAAAAAATGTCCTTTCTGTCGTTTTCAATATTCTTGGTTCTATCTTTCAAGTAAACAGGTTAATTCGATTCCATAACACGAAATTCCCTGACCGCTCTGTAAGCAATATTAAATTCGAAACCAGCAAGTCATAA
- the glpK gene encoding glycerol kinase GlpK has translation MGQYILAIDQGTTSSRSIIFAPDGAIVAVAQQEFSQKYPQDGWVEHDPEEIWESVTTTMKQVFDKCSLSPEDIATVGITNQRETTLVWNKDTGKPVYPAIVWQDRRTAQQCRELDDDESLVAHINESTGLLLDPYFSASKLAWILDNVDGAREQAEAGDLLFGTVDTFLIWRLTNGESHKTDATNASRTMLFDINQQCWDERLLSTFNIPKSMLPEVMDCADEFGVVSKDILGCTIPIQGVAGDQQAALVGQACFEKGMAKSTYGTGCFMILNTGDEPLQSKNRLLTTVGYRLNGKTTYALEGSIFMAGATVQWLRDGLKLIDDASETEALAQRARQDNGVFLVPAFTGLGAPYWDPDARGAILGLTRDTGISEIVAAGLQSVCYQTKDLQKAMESDGARPTTIRVDGGMSRNDWVMGFLSDVLGAEVERPEITETTALGAAFLAGLQAGVFTSVDSLTECWKSDSIFTPRLSKEERDKAYDGWKNAVARIRCS, from the coding sequence ATGGGCCAATACATTCTTGCCATAGACCAAGGAACCACGAGTTCACGTAGCATTATCTTTGCACCAGATGGCGCCATTGTAGCCGTTGCGCAACAAGAGTTTTCTCAGAAGTATCCTCAAGATGGATGGGTAGAGCATGATCCTGAAGAAATTTGGGAAAGCGTAACCACTACCATGAAGCAGGTATTTGATAAGTGCTCGTTATCACCTGAAGATATCGCTACGGTTGGCATCACCAACCAACGTGAAACCACGTTGGTTTGGAACAAAGACACAGGAAAGCCTGTATACCCCGCTATAGTGTGGCAAGACAGACGTACCGCCCAGCAGTGTCGAGAGCTCGATGACGATGAAAGTCTGGTAGCGCATATCAACGAATCCACAGGTTTGTTGCTAGACCCTTATTTTTCAGCCTCTAAATTGGCTTGGATCTTAGACAACGTTGACGGTGCGAGAGAACAAGCCGAAGCAGGCGATCTTCTTTTCGGTACGGTGGACACCTTCTTAATATGGCGTTTGACCAACGGCGAATCACATAAAACCGATGCGACCAATGCTTCACGCACCATGCTGTTCGATATTAATCAGCAATGTTGGGATGAGCGTTTACTCAGCACCTTTAATATCCCTAAATCAATGCTTCCTGAAGTCATGGATTGTGCTGATGAATTTGGTGTTGTGAGTAAAGATATCTTGGGCTGTACTATCCCTATTCAAGGTGTAGCCGGCGACCAGCAGGCTGCGCTTGTTGGCCAAGCCTGTTTCGAAAAAGGCATGGCAAAAAGTACCTACGGTACAGGCTGCTTCATGATTTTAAATACGGGCGATGAGCCGCTTCAATCTAAGAACCGTTTGTTAACTACCGTCGGCTACAGGCTAAATGGTAAAACCACATACGCTTTAGAGGGCAGTATCTTTATGGCCGGCGCTACCGTGCAATGGCTACGGGATGGCTTGAAGCTTATTGATGATGCATCGGAAACTGAAGCCTTGGCACAAAGAGCCCGACAAGATAATGGTGTATTCCTTGTTCCAGCATTTACCGGACTAGGCGCTCCTTATTGGGATCCCGATGCCCGAGGTGCAATTCTAGGCCTAACTCGAGACACCGGCATTAGCGAAATTGTTGCCGCAGGTTTGCAATCGGTATGCTATCAAACCAAAGACTTACAAAAAGCCATGGAAAGTGATGGCGCAAGGCCAACGACTATTCGCGTAGATGGCGGAATGTCTCGAAACGATTGGGTAATGGGATTCTTGTCTGATGTATTGGGCGCAGAAGTTGAACGCCCCGAAATTACTGAAACCACCGCACTTGGTGCCGCATTCCTTGCTGGCCTTCAAGCTGGTGTATTTACCTCTGTTGATTCTCTTACCGAGTGCTGGAAAAGCGACAGTATTTTCACACCTCGACTTTCAAAAGAAGAGCGCGATAAGGCCTATGACGGCTGGAAAAACGCCGTTGCCCGCATTCGCTGCAGTTAA
- a CDS encoding histidine phosphatase family protein, protein MKEIILIRHGKPQSAHNNKLSAGEFTNWVRQYNQSPLDSAHYPNEKRRFATHHIIASPLKRAQLSASYYMGEPAVEVIPELKEMDIPYYRLPLRLKAWHWVLLNRLMWICGKTGRFESFIEAKNRVGKAAHALEKKAEQHTQIVVFGHGMSNRYIRVFLAKRGWEITEKNNGYWGVTRLIKN, encoded by the coding sequence ATGAAGGAAATAATTCTGATCCGGCACGGGAAGCCACAGTCTGCTCACAACAATAAATTAAGTGCGGGTGAATTTACCAATTGGGTTCGCCAATACAATCAGTCACCTTTAGACAGCGCCCATTACCCAAATGAAAAGCGCCGTTTTGCCACACACCACATCATCGCTAGCCCGCTAAAAAGAGCACAGCTTTCAGCGAGCTATTATATGGGCGAGCCCGCAGTTGAAGTTATTCCCGAATTAAAAGAAATGGATATTCCCTACTACAGGCTACCGCTAAGATTAAAAGCGTGGCATTGGGTTTTATTAAACAGGCTAATGTGGATTTGCGGGAAAACGGGGCGGTTTGAGTCTTTTATTGAGGCTAAAAATCGCGTGGGTAAAGCTGCCCATGCACTCGAAAAGAAAGCCGAACAGCACACTCAAATCGTTGTGTTTGGGCACGGTATGAGTAATCGTTATATTCGCGTTTTTCTGGCTAAAAGAGGCTGGGAAATAACGGAGAAAAATAACGGTTATTGGGGTGTGACGCGCTTAATAAAAAATTGA
- the glpD gene encoding glycerol-3-phosphate dehydrogenase: MNQNTNSTQTVDVLVVGGGVNGAGVALDAAGRGLSVALCEKGDLAGATSSSSSKLIHGGLRYLEHYEFRLVKEALAEREVLLEKAPHIMWPLRFRLPHQKHLRPAWMIRIGLFLYDSLAKRNVLPRSKKMSTSPTGPLVNDITTCFEYSDGWVDDARLVVLNALAAQDQGASIYTRTECISAEKQDKLWKVTLKDSLGKTFTINAKAVVNAAGPWAVSFLDRLADTKNPNAMRMVKGSHFIVPKLYDTEEAYILQNKDGRIVFVIPYEDDFSLVGTTDENYVGEPSQAAISEAETEYLVEVVNTYFKTKIDESDIVHSYSGVRPLLEEKNASAQELTRDYKVELSGTESSPILLNIFGGKITTYRKLAEHAVDKLTSLFPKAGKAWTKDVPLPGGAFTNKADFINQLQKDYPWLPESIGVRYARQYGLLCIKFLKGKSSLDSMGENFGADMYQAEVDYLIEHEWAMSLEDIMWRRTKHGLRLNQSEQASLESYITSRVSKSVDMQQSA, translated from the coding sequence ATGAATCAGAATACAAATAGTACACAAACCGTTGACGTATTAGTGGTTGGCGGCGGTGTAAATGGTGCCGGAGTAGCATTAGATGCGGCCGGTCGCGGACTTTCGGTAGCACTATGTGAAAAAGGCGATCTTGCAGGTGCTACGTCTTCGTCTAGCAGCAAGTTAATTCATGGTGGTTTACGTTATTTAGAGCATTATGAGTTCCGCCTTGTAAAAGAAGCACTTGCCGAGCGTGAAGTACTATTAGAAAAAGCCCCACATATTATGTGGCCTTTACGTTTTCGTTTACCTCATCAAAAGCATCTTCGTCCTGCATGGATGATTCGTATTGGATTGTTCTTGTACGATTCACTAGCCAAACGCAATGTATTGCCGCGCTCAAAGAAAATGTCGACGTCACCCACAGGCCCATTGGTTAATGATATTACAACCTGTTTTGAATACTCAGATGGTTGGGTAGATGATGCTCGTTTAGTGGTATTAAATGCACTAGCGGCGCAAGACCAGGGTGCTAGCATCTATACACGTACTGAATGTATTAGTGCTGAAAAACAAGATAAGTTATGGAAAGTCACTTTAAAAGACTCATTAGGGAAAACGTTTACAATTAATGCTAAGGCTGTGGTTAATGCAGCTGGGCCATGGGCTGTTTCATTCCTAGATAGACTTGCCGACACCAAAAACCCTAACGCAATGCGTATGGTGAAGGGCAGTCATTTTATCGTGCCTAAACTTTACGACACAGAAGAAGCTTATATTCTTCAAAATAAAGATGGCCGTATTGTTTTTGTTATTCCTTACGAAGATGACTTTTCACTTGTTGGCACTACCGATGAGAACTATGTTGGAGAGCCATCGCAAGCCGCTATTTCTGAAGCTGAAACTGAATATCTGGTTGAAGTGGTTAATACGTACTTCAAAACGAAAATTGACGAAAGCGATATTGTTCATAGCTACAGTGGCGTGCGCCCATTGCTTGAAGAAAAAAATGCGTCTGCTCAAGAACTAACTCGCGATTACAAAGTGGAGCTAAGCGGAACTGAGTCTTCACCAATATTACTTAATATTTTCGGTGGAAAAATTACCACCTATAGAAAACTGGCCGAGCATGCCGTAGATAAGCTAACTAGTTTGTTTCCAAAAGCAGGCAAAGCCTGGACCAAAGATGTACCACTTCCAGGTGGTGCGTTCACAAATAAGGCTGATTTTATTAACCAACTGCAAAAAGATTATCCATGGTTACCCGAATCGATAGGTGTTCGCTATGCGCGCCAATACGGCTTGTTATGTATTAAGTTCCTTAAAGGCAAAAGTAGTCTTGATAGTATGGGGGAGAATTTTGGGGCCGATATGTACCAGGCCGAAGTTGATTACCTTATAGAGCATGAATGGGCAATGTCCCTTGAAGACATAATGTGGCGCCGTACTAAACATGGTTTACGTTTAAATCAAAGCGAGCAAGCCAGCCTAGAAAGTTATATCACGAGCCGTGTTTCAAAAAGTGTTGATATGCAGCAATCTGCGTAG
- a CDS encoding SLC5 family protein has translation MFSSTIQVSVFVFVTALIGFLTYLSCRGQNRSSQNQNREYFLAGGGLAWYFVAGSITLTNLSTDQLVGMNGNQMALLALWEFSAVVGLFVLAKVFLPVYYKFKCTTTTELLEQRYHDKHIRAVISALFFLGSALIFCPAVIYSGSLFMQSMFGVDLPLMYIAVTFVVVGALYAIFGGLRAVAVSDTYSGVLLLTMAVLVVILALQAIDYNFDGIPVERLTLIGDNDSPIPWHTLLTGMIFIQMFYWGTNQVITQRAMAAPSLKEAQKGVFAAAGIRLLIVPAIIVIPGIVSYKLFGDIGDSAYGKIVATVLPDWLSGVFAAAMAAAVLTTFNSNLNSATALYVCDIHESYVNKTPNVPKLSGYVTVLLCLVSLALIPVYQQADSIINLIQQLYGLLSMPILSVFIVGLLFRNVHANAAIGSVLFGVALYSAMSFEFSPMYAPFGLHYIHLMFVTLIACVSFALISNKVIFNQKAEFSLALYKEEKAQ, from the coding sequence ATGTTTTCCAGCACTATCCAAGTGTCTGTTTTTGTATTCGTGACTGCCCTAATCGGTTTTTTAACCTATTTAAGTTGTCGCGGTCAAAATCGTAGTTCGCAAAACCAAAACCGAGAATACTTTCTTGCTGGTGGTGGCCTTGCATGGTACTTCGTAGCCGGAAGTATCACGCTTACTAACCTAAGTACCGATCAATTAGTGGGTATGAACGGAAACCAAATGGCGCTTCTTGCGTTATGGGAGTTTTCCGCTGTGGTAGGTTTATTTGTTTTAGCTAAGGTATTCTTGCCGGTTTACTACAAATTCAAATGCACCACGACCACTGAGCTGCTAGAACAGCGCTATCACGATAAACACATTCGAGCGGTAATTAGTGCATTGTTCTTTTTAGGTAGTGCACTAATTTTCTGCCCTGCGGTTATCTACTCTGGCTCATTGTTTATGCAGTCTATGTTCGGTGTAGATTTACCACTTATGTACATTGCAGTGACTTTTGTAGTTGTAGGTGCGCTATACGCTATCTTCGGAGGTCTTAGAGCCGTTGCGGTTTCAGATACTTACTCAGGCGTATTACTGCTTACTATGGCTGTGTTAGTGGTTATATTGGCACTTCAAGCTATCGATTATAACTTCGATGGTATTCCAGTAGAGCGACTAACACTGATTGGCGACAACGACTCACCAATTCCATGGCATACACTACTCACCGGTATGATCTTCATTCAGATGTTTTATTGGGGAACCAACCAGGTTATTACTCAGCGTGCTATGGCTGCGCCATCATTGAAAGAAGCACAAAAGGGTGTATTTGCCGCAGCAGGCATTCGCTTACTAATCGTGCCAGCAATCATCGTGATCCCTGGCATAGTATCTTACAAACTGTTTGGCGATATTGGTGATAGTGCTTACGGAAAAATTGTAGCCACTGTATTACCAGATTGGTTGTCGGGTGTATTCGCAGCTGCGATGGCTGCCGCAGTACTGACTACATTCAATAGTAACTTGAACTCAGCCACTGCCTTGTATGTGTGTGATATTCACGAAAGCTACGTTAACAAGACACCAAATGTTCCAAAACTCAGTGGTTACGTTACGGTACTGCTTTGTTTAGTGTCGTTAGCGCTTATCCCTGTTTACCAGCAAGCCGATAGCATTATTAACCTTATTCAACAGCTTTACGGATTGTTAAGCATGCCTATCTTATCGGTATTTATTGTAGGCTTGTTGTTTAGAAATGTTCATGCGAATGCGGCGATTGGTTCGGTACTCTTTGGTGTCGCCTTGTACTCGGCAATGTCTTTTGAGTTCTCTCCTATGTATGCACCTTTTGGGCTGCACTACATTCACTTAATGTTTGTCACTCTGATTGCCTGTGTATCATTTGCACTAATATCTAATAAGGTCATCTTCAATCAGAAAGCTGAATTTAGTTTGGCTTTGTACAAAGAAGAAAAAGCTCAGTAA